ACGAGGGGCTACGCCTAGACAACCCAACTGAGCAATTGGTTAATAATCAAACTCAAAATAGCGCAGTTGAGCCAGTAGATTTAGAAGAGGTCAGCGAAGAACAAATTATTCGTCTACTAGAAGAACGACTAGTTGTTGAAAGCAGTAAGCGAAAAGTTGGTGAGGTGATTGTTCGCAAAGTCATCGAAACCCAGATGATCCAAGTTCCTGTCCGGCGTGAAAAGCTGATTGTGGAACAAATTAGCCCAGAACATAAACAACTCGCAGAAATTGATTTAGGTCAAGAGGAAATTGCTAATGTTGACTTGACCGGAGTAGAAAGACTCGAAGGTACATATTTTGAAAGCGGTTTAACAATAAGCGGCGAATTTAACTCGCCGAAAACTGCTAGTTTATTGTTGAATGCGATCGCACTAGAGCAAAATCACGGCTGCAATCGGGTGCGTGTTACCATTGCTGTTGAAGATGAGTCACACAAGAATAAATACCAGGAGTGGTTTGATCGCTGTTCGAAAGATCAATCACCCAAGCCGTAAAAATAAGTTTCTAGCAGATAAATTTAGTAGGATGGGCATTACCCATCCTATTTTTTTGCTTATTTAATCACTTCAGCTCAGAGAGTGTCAAAATACTAAGCAGTTGCCGTTCTTTTGGCTACTTGCAATGAAATTTCGACTGAAGAGACTTTCACGGAAGAAACAACAGCGTCTGATTTTACCTATTCAGATTCAAGTTCGAGACGGAAAATTTGAGATTATGGGTATGGGTGTATGGCATTCTTACTGGCGCGATCCCTACCATTTGCTGTTAACGATTCCCTGGGCTGGCTTTCTACTGCTGATTTGTACTTTCTATATAACTATCAATGCTCTATTTGCCCTAGCTTACTTGATAGGAGGAGATTGTATTGCCAACGCCCGGCCAGGCTCTTTTTTAGATGTCTTTTTCTTCAGCGTGCAAACCCTAGCATCCATTGGCTATGGGGCGATGTATCCCAAAACAACTTACGCCAACATTATTGTCACCATTGAAGCAATGATCGGTTTGGTGGGAATTGCTGTGATGACGGGGCTAGCCTTTGCTCGATTTTCCCGACCTACAGCTAGGGTACTTTTTAGTCGTATTGCTGTAATTACACCTCATAATGCAATGCCAACTCTCATATTTCGCACCGCTAATCAGCGTCGCAATATGATTCTAGAGGCGCAGATGCGAGTCTACTTAATGCGTGACGAAATAACCCTAGAAGGGCAATTTATGCGTCGGTTCTACGATCTCAAACTGTTAAGGAACCAAACGCCTAGCTTCACGTTAAGCTGGTCAGTGATGCATGTCATTGATGAGTTTAGTCCTCTATATGGCATGACACCAGAATCCTTAATCCAGACAAATACTATCCTAATTGTCTCTTTGAGTGGCATTGATGAAACGGTTGCACAGGTAGTCCATGCCCGTCATACTTATGCTGCTAATGAAATTTTGTGGAATAATCAATTTGCCGATATCTTCTACCACGCACCCGATGGACATCGCTACATTGATTACAACCGCTTTCACGATGTTTCGCCTTTAGATGAAATGCTTTAAATGTCTGAAACTTACTCGGAATTCTGATTGTCTGAGGATTGTAAGGCTTTAACAACGACTCGACCATTTTCAACTACAGTGCAATTTTTAACCATACTTTTGCTGTGGTTAACTTGTACATCCTTACACTGGTTCTGGTGGGAGATATTTTGCTCCTGTTGTTGGTTGAGGACGACAACACAACAGGCGGAGGGGGAAAAGGACATATAAAGTATTTTGATCTCTATATCTATTATCGCGCTACTGATGATGTTTGGCTGAAAAATTTGCTACCCATCTGTTTTGATTAAAACCAATTAAATATAGTTCCAACAAAAAAGCGCCCCCCATTGCTGGAGGGCGCTTTTTATTTAGCTAATCTTCAGAATTAACCGTTGATAGCAGGAGCAGTCATTGCTACAGGAGTAATTTCACCAGCAGCTAAGTCTAGGGGGAAGTTGTGAGCGTTACGCTCGTGCATTACTTCCATACCTAAGTTAGCGCGGTTGATTACGTCTGCCCAGGTGCTGATAACGCGACCTTGAGAGTCAATGATTGATTGGTTGAAGTTGAAACCGTTCAGGTTGAACGCCATCGTGCTGATACCCAAAGCGGTGAACCAGATACCGACGACAGGCCAAGCTGCTAAGAAGAAGTGCAGTGAACGGCTGTTGTTGAAGGAAGCGTATTGGAAGATCAAACGACCGAAGTAACCGTGGGCTGCAACGATGTTGTAGGTTTCTTCTTCTTGACCGAATTTGTAACCGTAGTTAAGGGATTCGGTTTCGGTGGTTTCACGCACCAAGGAAGAAGTTACTAGAGAACCGTGCATTGCAGAGAACAAGGAACCGCCGAATACACCAGCCACACCTAACATGTGGAAGGGGTGCATCAAGATGTTGTGTTCTGCTTGGAACACGATCATGAAGTTGAAGGTTCCAGAGATACCCAAAGGCATACCATCAGAGAAAGAACCTTGACCGATGGGGTAGATCAAGAATACTGCGGTAGCAGAAGCCAAAGGTGCGCTGTAAGCTACGCAGATCCAAGGACGCATACCTAAGCGGTAAGAAAGTTCCCACTGACGACCCAGGTAGCAAGCGCAACCGATCAAGAAGTGGAAAACTACCAATTGGTAAGGACCACCGTTGTACAACCACTCATCTAAGGAAGCAGCTTCCCAGATTGGGTAGAAGTGCAAGCCAATAGCGTTTGAGGAAGGAACAACTGCACCAGAGATGATGTTGTTTCCGTAGATCAAAGAACCTGCAACTGGTTCACGGATACCATCAATGTCTACTGGAGGTGCTGCGATGAAGGCAATTACGAAGCAAGCAGTAGCTGCTAGTAGGGTTGGGATCATCAGTACACCAAACCAACCGACATATATACGGTTGTCAGTGCTGGTAATCCACTCGCAAAAGCGATCCCAAACGTTAGCGCCAGAGCGCCGTTGTAAGGTTGTGGTCATTGTTTTATAAGTGCTATTTTTTGTTAAAAATGGAACAAGCAAATTTTGTTTTGCCTGTTGAATTACAGTCTACATGAATTTACTTTGACACGATCTTTGGCTTAATATTCTGTAATAGAATTCTTTAACAAGATCGTCGAAATGTAAAGTTTTTCTACTATGAATAATAGTGATAAAAGTAAGCGATTAAAGCTTTCTAAGCTATTACAAAATTAAACTGGCTATAACTTTCAATGACGCGATCGCCTAGTTTATTGTCTTTACATTCCGTTACAAATAGCCAGGATAATCTGTAACGAAATAATAAGTTGTACATTGTCTTATGTTGCTGTTGATTGTTTGTAGAAACCTAAAAATCAAAGTATATATAGGGCAAGCTGCCTTCAGGAGCTAATAACCAAACAGCGTAGAAACATAGAGGGACAAAGACAAGCTTAATGGGCCAGTTAAACTCTAACTTCAGCATCCGGTTAAAGGCATAAACTACAGCCATCAGAGCAGCCAAAGTTAGCAGCACCCAAGTGAGTTGGTATTGGCTAATATTTAAAGCATCCACATAGACCTTTTGAGCAAACTGGGCATCAGCAGGATAACGCCAAAGGTGTCGAATTACCAAAGAAGAGTCTGCGATATTCGGTAGACGGAACCAAATCCAAGAGGTAAAAACCATCAGTTGGGTCAAAAACCAAGCGACGAAGATACCTAGAGGATTTTGCCAGAATTGCTCCAGATTTTCAAAGCGATCGCTCATAGCATCTGTAAGTCGATGAACCACTAAGGCTAACCCGTGGAATATGCCCCAAACTACATAACCCAAAGCAGCCCCATGCCAGATACCAGCGATTAGCATCACAGTAAATAAATTCCAGCAGGTGCGGATTAAACCGCGACGCGAACCGCCCAAAGGAAAGTAGACATAGTTGCGTAGCCAATCTCCGAGAGTGATATGCCAGCGCCGCCAAAATTCTCCAATACTGGTGCTGAAGTAGGGAAAGTCAAAATTTTCAGGTAGAACCAAGCCGAAAAGTAAGGCACTCCCACGGGCAATATCTACGTAACCGTTGAAATCTAGATATAACTGCAAACCGTAGGCAAATGTTGCTAACCAGAGATCGGTACTACCCGCCCGTTGTAAGTTACCAAAGCATAAATCAACAAAAATTCCCAGGTGATCTGCAAAAATACCTTTTTTGACTGCACCTCTAGCAATTAACCACAGCGCCTCTGCTACTCTATCGGCACTGGGAAAGTCTAGCGTATTGAATTGATTTGCTAAGTTGTGGTAGCGCGTAATCGGGCCGGAAATCAGTTTGGCGAAGAATAATTTATAGGTTGCAAATTTAAGAAACTGATCGGTAGCAGGCGCACCACGATAGACATCTATTAAATAGGCAATACACTCAAAGGTGAAAAATGAAATTCCCAAAGGTGCAATCAATTTAAAAGAGCTATCTGGTGAGTTTGCTTGGATATTGAAAACAAACTTAAATAGAGGGGTTAGATACTTAAAAGCTAATAATAGTAAAACATTTAGAGCTATACCTAGCCACAAAACTTTTAGACGACGACGATTCCAGTCGCCTTGGGCAAATTGCCACTCTTCATTAGAAATTTGCCAGTCAAGAGAATGTTTCCCTGGTGATGTATTTTTTCCAATCTCTAGCCCCAAACGAAAATTGATAAACGTCAATGCTAATAACAATGGTATGTACTGGATGTGCAAAGATGCGTAGAAAACCAAACTAGCAATTAGCAACGTCCATAATCGTAATTTCTGTTGTGCTAAAGACCAGTAAATTCCTAAAACACTCAACAAGAAAAGACCATAGAAAATTGATATAAAGTTCATTTTTTAGTCATTTGTTATTTGTCATTTGTCATTGGGCAAAACAGTTCCAAATGCTGTTAGCGGATAGCTAAGGTTTAGCCCGTGAAGAGTTAGGAGTTACGAATTCTCCCCCATTCCCCTGCTCCCTACTTCACTGGCCAAGGAATCATCGGGTCATTAGCCAGCT
The Nostoc punctiforme PCC 73102 genome window above contains:
- a CDS encoding ion channel, producing the protein MKFRLKRLSRKKQQRLILPIQIQVRDGKFEIMGMGVWHSYWRDPYHLLLTIPWAGFLLLICTFYITINALFALAYLIGGDCIANARPGSFLDVFFFSVQTLASIGYGAMYPKTTYANIIVTIEAMIGLVGIAVMTGLAFARFSRPTARVLFSRIAVITPHNAMPTLIFRTANQRRNMILEAQMRVYLMRDEITLEGQFMRRFYDLKLLRNQTPSFTLSWSVMHVIDEFSPLYGMTPESLIQTNTILIVSLSGIDETVAQVVHARHTYAANEILWNNQFADIFYHAPDGHRYIDYNRFHDVSPLDEML
- the psbA gene encoding photosystem II q(b) protein, whose protein sequence is MTTTLQRRSGANVWDRFCEWITSTDNRIYVGWFGVLMIPTLLAATACFVIAFIAAPPVDIDGIREPVAGSLIYGNNIISGAVVPSSNAIGLHFYPIWEAASLDEWLYNGGPYQLVVFHFLIGCACYLGRQWELSYRLGMRPWICVAYSAPLASATAVFLIYPIGQGSFSDGMPLGISGTFNFMIVFQAEHNILMHPFHMLGVAGVFGGSLFSAMHGSLVTSSLVRETTETESLNYGYKFGQEEETYNIVAAHGYFGRLIFQYASFNNSRSLHFFLAAWPVVGIWFTALGISTMAFNLNGFNFNQSIIDSQGRVISTWADVINRANLGMEVMHERNAHNFPLDLAAGEITPVAMTAPAING
- a CDS encoding MBOAT family O-acyltransferase — protein: MNFISIFYGLFLLSVLGIYWSLAQQKLRLWTLLIASLVFYASLHIQYIPLLLALTFINFRLGLEIGKNTSPGKHSLDWQISNEEWQFAQGDWNRRRLKVLWLGIALNVLLLLAFKYLTPLFKFVFNIQANSPDSSFKLIAPLGISFFTFECIAYLIDVYRGAPATDQFLKFATYKLFFAKLISGPITRYHNLANQFNTLDFPSADRVAEALWLIARGAVKKGIFADHLGIFVDLCFGNLQRAGSTDLWLATFAYGLQLYLDFNGYVDIARGSALLFGLVLPENFDFPYFSTSIGEFWRRWHITLGDWLRNYVYFPLGGSRRGLIRTCWNLFTVMLIAGIWHGAALGYVVWGIFHGLALVVHRLTDAMSDRFENLEQFWQNPLGIFVAWFLTQLMVFTSWIWFRLPNIADSSLVIRHLWRYPADAQFAQKVYVDALNISQYQLTWVLLTLAALMAVVYAFNRMLKLEFNWPIKLVFVPLCFYAVWLLAPEGSLPYIYFDF
- a CDS encoding YsnF/AvaK domain-containing protein, with the protein product MTKNIGQANSNSGTNTSIADLKKRVKNFAVFDNQGQLVGVVYDLIVDANRRLNLVISNQVNQQTLEYGEQLADKHPSFFRLQSQRIKKIDKPTKSVFIDFNKSEIEYMPEYSEAEKTGDVYEGLRLDNPTEQLVNNQTQNSAVEPVDLEEVSEEQIIRLLEERLVVESSKRKVGEVIVRKVIETQMIQVPVRREKLIVEQISPEHKQLAEIDLGQEEIANVDLTGVERLEGTYFESGLTISGEFNSPKTASLLLNAIALEQNHGCNRVRVTIAVEDESHKNKYQEWFDRCSKDQSPKP